One Streptomyces sp. NBC_01237 genomic region harbors:
- the gatB gene encoding Asp-tRNA(Asn)/Glu-tRNA(Gln) amidotransferase subunit GatB: MTVTDLVSYEDALASYDPVMGLEVHVELGTKTKMFCGCSTELKQDANSQTCPVCLGLPGALPVVNEIGVESAIKIGLALNCEIAEWCRFARKNYFYPDMPKNFQTSQYDEPIAFNGYLDVQLEDGEIFRVQIERAHMEEDTGKSTHVGGATGRIHGASHSLLDYNRAGIPLIEIVTKPIEGAGARAPEVAKAYVAELRELIKALGVSEARMEMGQMRCDVNLSLRPHGTEKFGTRSETKNVNSLRSVERAARFEIQRHAAVLNSGGTIVQETRHFHEEDGSTTAGRIKDNAEDYRYFPEPDLVPVAPAREWVEELGRSLPELPRLRRARLKEQWGVSEHDMQSILNAGAVDLIVATTDAGAPSDQARKWWMGELARNANETARGLDELPITPVQVARVAELVTSGDLNDKLARQVIEGVLAGEGDPDTVVEKRGLKVVSDEGALGTAVDEAIASNAAIADKIRGGKVAAAGALVGAVMKATRGQADAARVRELILEKLGVEG, from the coding sequence GTGACTGTCACTGACCTGGTGTCGTACGAGGACGCGCTCGCGTCCTACGACCCCGTCATGGGCCTCGAAGTCCATGTCGAGCTCGGCACCAAGACCAAGATGTTCTGCGGCTGCTCCACGGAGCTGAAGCAGGACGCCAACTCGCAGACCTGCCCGGTCTGCCTCGGGCTGCCCGGCGCGCTGCCGGTCGTCAACGAGATCGGCGTCGAGTCCGCCATCAAGATCGGTCTCGCGCTGAACTGCGAGATCGCCGAGTGGTGCCGCTTCGCCCGGAAGAACTACTTCTACCCGGACATGCCGAAGAACTTCCAGACCTCCCAGTACGACGAGCCGATCGCCTTCAACGGCTATCTGGACGTCCAGCTGGAGGACGGCGAGATCTTCCGCGTGCAGATCGAGCGCGCCCACATGGAGGAGGACACCGGCAAGTCGACGCACGTCGGCGGCGCCACCGGCCGTATCCACGGTGCGTCCCACTCCCTGCTGGACTACAACCGCGCGGGCATCCCGCTCATCGAGATCGTCACCAAGCCGATCGAGGGAGCGGGCGCGCGGGCACCCGAGGTCGCCAAGGCGTACGTCGCCGAGCTGCGCGAGCTCATCAAGGCGCTCGGCGTGTCGGAAGCCCGGATGGAAATGGGCCAGATGCGCTGCGACGTGAACCTGTCGCTGCGCCCGCACGGCACCGAGAAGTTCGGTACGCGCTCCGAGACGAAGAACGTGAACTCGCTGCGTTCCGTCGAGCGTGCCGCCCGCTTCGAGATCCAGCGGCACGCCGCCGTACTGAACTCCGGCGGCACGATCGTGCAGGAGACCCGGCACTTCCACGAGGAGGACGGCTCCACCACGGCCGGCCGCATCAAGGACAACGCCGAGGACTACCGCTACTTCCCGGAGCCCGACCTGGTTCCGGTCGCCCCGGCCCGCGAGTGGGTCGAGGAGCTCGGCAGGAGTCTGCCCGAGCTGCCGCGGCTGCGCCGCGCACGGCTGAAGGAGCAGTGGGGCGTCTCCGAGCACGACATGCAGTCCATCCTCAACGCGGGCGCGGTCGACCTGATCGTGGCCACGACGGACGCGGGCGCCCCCTCGGACCAGGCCCGCAAGTGGTGGATGGGCGAGCTGGCCCGTAACGCCAACGAGACCGCCCGCGGCCTCGACGAGCTCCCCATCACCCCGGTGCAGGTCGCCAGGGTGGCCGAGCTCGTCACCTCGGGCGACCTCAACGACAAGCTGGCCCGCCAGGTCATCGAGGGCGTCCTCGCGGGCGAGGGCGACCCGGACACCGTCGTCGAGAAGCGCGGCCTGAAGGTCGTCTCCGACGAGGGCGCGCTCGGCACGGCCGTGGACGAGGCCATCGCCTCCAACGCGGCCATCGCCGACAAGATCCGCGGCGGCAAGGTCGCGGCGGCGGGCGCGCTCGTCGGCGCGGTCATGAAGGCCACCCGCGGCCAGGCGGACGCGGCCCGCGTGCGCGAGCTGATCCTGGAGAAGCTCGGCGTCGAGGGCTGA
- a CDS encoding SDR family oxidoreductase — protein sequence MSTHLITGAGSGIGAAVARRLLERGDEIVLLARDAGRAKELADLYPGARTLVGDLGNPDRLSWAFGQQSMPERLDSLLHIAGVVELGRVGELTPKAWHFQLNANLVAPAEITRLLLPQLRVAHGHVIFVNSGAGLQAHAEWGAYAASKHGLKALADSLRHEEHGNGVRVTSVYPGRTASPMQAKVHQQEGKEYDPAKWIDPESMATTILMALDLPRDAEVNDLTVRPGR from the coding sequence ATGTCTACCCACCTCATCACCGGTGCCGGTTCCGGCATCGGAGCAGCCGTCGCCCGCCGTCTTCTGGAGCGCGGTGACGAGATCGTGCTGCTGGCCCGGGACGCCGGCCGCGCCAAGGAGCTCGCGGACCTGTACCCCGGTGCCCGTACGCTCGTCGGCGACCTCGGCAACCCCGACCGGCTCTCCTGGGCGTTCGGGCAGCAGTCGATGCCCGAACGGCTCGACTCGCTGCTGCACATCGCGGGCGTCGTCGAGCTCGGCCGCGTCGGCGAGCTGACCCCCAAGGCGTGGCACTTCCAGCTCAACGCCAACCTCGTCGCCCCCGCCGAGATCACCCGCCTCCTGCTGCCGCAGCTGCGCGTCGCCCACGGCCACGTGATCTTCGTGAACTCGGGCGCCGGGCTCCAGGCGCACGCCGAGTGGGGCGCGTACGCCGCGAGCAAGCACGGCCTCAAGGCCCTCGCCGACTCGCTGCGCCACGAGGAGCACGGCAACGGGGTCCGGGTCACCTCCGTCTACCCCGGACGCACCGCCAGCCCCATGCAGGCCAAGGTCCACCAGCAGGAGGGCAAGGAGTACGACCCCGCCAAGTGGATCGACCCCGAGTCGATGGCCACCACGATCCTGATGGCCCTCGACCTCCCGCGCGACGCCGAGGTCAACGACCTCACCGTCCGCCCCGGCCGCTGA
- the gatA gene encoding Asp-tRNA(Asn)/Glu-tRNA(Gln) amidotransferase subunit GatA, with product MTDISTIIKLTAAETAAKIASGELTAVEVTEAHLARIDAIDEKVHAFLHVDRDGALAQARAVDAKRAAGEKLGPLAGVPLALKDIFTTKDMPTTVGSKILEGWVPPYDATLTQRLRAADVVILGKTNMDEFAMGSSTENSAYGPTGNPWDLTRIPGGSGGGSAAALASFEAPLAIGTDTGGSIRQPAAVTGTVGVKPTYGGVSRYGMVAFSSSLDQGGPCARTVLDAALLHEAIAGHDPLDSTSIDAPVPPVVEAARNGSVQGMRIGVVKQFSGEGYQAGVVQRFNESVELLTSLGATIVELDCPSFDLALSAYYLIAPSECSSNLARFDAMRYGLRVGDDGTKSAEEVTALTREAGFGDEVKRRVILGTYALSSGYYDAYYGSAQKVRTLITRDFEKAFEQVDVIVSPTTPTTAFPIGERADDPMAMYLADLCTIPTNLAGNSAMSLPCGLAPEDGLPVGLQIIAPAMKDDRLYKVGAAVEAAFVEKWGHPLLEEAPSL from the coding sequence ATGACGGACATCAGCACCATCATCAAGCTCACCGCCGCCGAGACCGCCGCGAAGATCGCTTCCGGCGAGCTCACGGCCGTCGAGGTCACCGAGGCCCACCTGGCCCGGATCGACGCGATCGACGAGAAGGTCCACGCCTTCCTGCACGTCGACCGGGACGGCGCGCTCGCGCAGGCCCGTGCCGTCGACGCGAAGAGGGCCGCGGGCGAGAAGCTCGGCCCGCTGGCCGGCGTTCCGCTCGCGCTGAAGGACATCTTCACGACCAAGGACATGCCGACCACCGTCGGCTCCAAGATCCTTGAGGGCTGGGTCCCGCCGTACGACGCGACCCTGACGCAGCGGCTCCGCGCCGCCGATGTCGTCATCCTCGGCAAGACCAACATGGACGAGTTCGCCATGGGGTCCTCCACCGAGAACAGCGCCTACGGCCCGACCGGCAACCCCTGGGACCTCACCCGCATCCCGGGCGGCTCGGGCGGCGGCTCCGCGGCGGCGCTCGCCTCGTTCGAGGCCCCGCTCGCCATCGGCACGGACACCGGCGGCTCCATCCGCCAGCCCGCCGCCGTCACCGGCACCGTGGGCGTCAAGCCCACCTACGGCGGTGTCTCGCGCTACGGCATGGTCGCCTTCTCGTCCTCCCTCGACCAGGGCGGGCCCTGCGCCCGTACGGTCCTGGACGCGGCCCTGCTGCACGAGGCGATCGCCGGGCACGACCCGCTCGACTCGACGTCCATCGACGCCCCGGTCCCGCCGGTCGTCGAGGCCGCCCGCAACGGCTCCGTACAGGGCATGCGGATCGGCGTCGTCAAGCAGTTCTCGGGCGAGGGCTACCAGGCCGGTGTCGTCCAGCGCTTCAACGAGTCGGTCGAGCTGCTGACGTCGCTCGGCGCCACGATCGTCGAGCTGGACTGCCCGTCCTTCGACCTGGCCCTGTCGGCGTACTACCTGATCGCGCCGTCCGAGTGCTCGTCGAACCTGGCCCGCTTCGACGCCATGCGCTACGGCCTGCGGGTCGGCGACGACGGCACGAAGTCCGCCGAGGAGGTCACCGCGCTCACCCGTGAGGCCGGCTTCGGCGACGAGGTCAAGCGCCGCGTCATCCTCGGTACGTACGCGCTCAGCTCCGGCTACTACGACGCGTACTACGGCTCGGCCCAGAAGGTCCGCACCCTCATCACCCGGGACTTCGAGAAGGCGTTCGAGCAGGTGGACGTCATCGTCTCCCCGACGACGCCCACCACCGCCTTCCCGATCGGCGAGCGCGCCGACGACCCGATGGCGATGTACCTCGCGGACCTGTGCACCATCCCGACCAACCTCGCGGGCAACTCCGCCATGTCGCTGCCCTGCGGCCTGGCCCCCGAGGACGGTCTGCCGGTCGGGCTGCAGATCATCGCCCCCGCCATGAAGGACGACCGTCTGTACAAGGTCGGAGCCGCCGTCGAGGCCGCCTTCGTGGAAAAGTGGGGGCACCCGCTGCTCGAGGAGGCTCCGTCGCTGTGA
- a CDS encoding putative bifunctional diguanylate cyclase/phosphodiesterase yields MRGLPVGGRGGMRAGAIGPAGCERDGMKPTESAAPVARLQGFVGLTPKVGAVVVMIATLQLATGFYLTVREGEALFPDGSVGWSLALLTGIIVGHLVALGRDRWWGGTGSGAALTLAVLLLYGWVPACLVSTVVVVLVGSARRHRWWQGLLHGAVDILGIGVAALVLAAFGEVPTVAAPWQPLDWGIEAVPEVLLAASTYLLVTRVLLWYARAPQGGGLPTIARTALLRQGLVAVALLGIAPLICVVATVMPVLLPLFAVPLIALDSTLWIARARAEEQLRDPLTGLPNRQWLLERTWSALADAESVGTRSALVLIDLDRFRAVNDTLGHLAGDRLLLQIAERLRLALPRGAEAARLGGDEFAVLLPQADSTTSAQRVARHLVAELSSPLDLDGLTLVLEASAGVAVYPDHALDAEGLLRRADVAMYQAKRDRTGVEVYESKRDSNTPDRLGLLGDLRRALDAGEVELHYQPKVRFDGQVAGLEALVRWVHPERGRVPPDEFIAIAESSGLMPHLTEYVLETALAQVARWRAQGLFVPVAVNVSPRDVHTPGFAGSVAARLARHGVPAGALQLEITEHVLLEDPQRAADTLAGLTGHGVKMSLDDFGTGYSSLVHLRKLPVSELKIDRSFVARLAIDHEDAEIVRCTIDLAHSLGLLVVAEGVEDDETWERLRDLRCDAVQGWLVAAAMPPQEATAWLRARGEHGWRRPAELAAAAAAAAAAAAAAAVNSAVANGAVNGAAVNGAAVNGTAVNGAADVEQRPSGRAVKSGPATA; encoded by the coding sequence GTGCGCGGTCTTCCGGTAGGAGGTCGCGGTGGCATGAGAGCGGGGGCCATCGGCCCCGCCGGCTGTGAGAGGGACGGAATGAAACCGACCGAGAGCGCCGCACCGGTGGCGCGGCTGCAAGGTTTCGTCGGCCTCACGCCCAAAGTGGGTGCCGTCGTCGTGATGATCGCCACGCTCCAGCTGGCGACCGGTTTCTACCTGACGGTGCGCGAGGGCGAGGCGCTCTTCCCGGACGGCTCCGTGGGCTGGTCGCTCGCCCTGCTCACCGGAATCATCGTCGGCCACCTGGTCGCGCTGGGGCGCGACCGGTGGTGGGGCGGCACCGGCTCCGGGGCCGCCCTCACCCTCGCCGTACTGCTGCTCTACGGGTGGGTGCCCGCATGCCTGGTCAGCACGGTCGTGGTGGTCCTCGTCGGGTCGGCCAGACGCCACCGCTGGTGGCAGGGGCTGCTGCACGGCGCGGTCGACATCCTGGGAATCGGGGTCGCCGCCCTCGTCCTGGCCGCCTTCGGCGAGGTCCCGACCGTCGCGGCCCCCTGGCAGCCACTCGACTGGGGCATCGAAGCCGTTCCGGAAGTGCTCCTGGCCGCCTCCACGTATCTTCTCGTCACCCGGGTGTTGCTCTGGTACGCGCGGGCACCCCAGGGCGGCGGGCTGCCGACCATCGCCCGCACGGCGCTGCTGCGCCAGGGGCTCGTCGCCGTCGCCCTGCTCGGGATCGCCCCGCTGATCTGCGTCGTCGCGACGGTCATGCCGGTACTGCTGCCGCTCTTCGCGGTTCCGCTGATCGCCCTGGACTCCACGCTCTGGATCGCCCGCGCGCGGGCGGAGGAGCAGTTGCGGGACCCGCTGACCGGGCTGCCCAACCGGCAGTGGCTGCTGGAGCGGACCTGGTCGGCGCTGGCGGACGCCGAGAGCGTGGGCACCAGGTCCGCGCTGGTCCTGATAGACCTCGACCGCTTCCGCGCCGTCAACGACACCCTCGGTCACCTGGCGGGGGACCGGCTGCTGCTGCAGATAGCGGAGCGGCTGCGGCTCGCCCTGCCGCGCGGTGCGGAGGCGGCCCGCCTCGGCGGGGACGAGTTCGCCGTACTGCTGCCCCAGGCCGACTCCACCACCAGCGCCCAGCGGGTCGCCCGCCACCTGGTCGCGGAACTCTCCTCGCCGCTCGACCTCGACGGTCTCACCCTGGTGCTGGAGGCGAGTGCCGGGGTCGCCGTCTACCCCGACCACGCGCTGGACGCCGAAGGACTGCTCAGGCGCGCGGACGTGGCCATGTACCAGGCCAAGCGGGACCGTACGGGCGTCGAGGTGTACGAGTCGAAGCGGGACAGCAACACCCCAGACCGGCTCGGTCTGCTCGGCGATCTGCGGCGCGCGCTGGACGCGGGCGAGGTGGAGCTCCACTACCAGCCCAAGGTCCGCTTCGACGGCCAGGTCGCCGGTCTCGAAGCCCTGGTGCGCTGGGTGCACCCGGAGCGCGGGCGGGTCCCCCCGGACGAGTTCATCGCGATCGCGGAGTCGTCCGGCCTGATGCCGCACCTCACGGAGTACGTCCTGGAGACGGCGCTGGCCCAGGTCGCCAGGTGGCGGGCGCAGGGGCTGTTCGTCCCCGTCGCGGTCAACGTCTCCCCGCGCGACGTCCACACTCCGGGCTTCGCGGGCAGCGTCGCCGCCCGGCTGGCCCGGCACGGGGTGCCGGCCGGTGCCCTTCAGCTGGAGATAACGGAGCATGTGCTGCTGGAGGACCCGCAGCGCGCCGCCGACACGCTCGCCGGGCTGACCGGGCACGGCGTGAAGATGTCCCTCGACGACTTCGGCACCGGCTATTCCTCCCTGGTCCATCTGCGCAAGCTGCCGGTCAGCGAGCTCAAGATCGACCGGTCGTTCGTCGCCCGGCTGGCCATCGACCACGAGGACGCGGAGATCGTCCGCTGCACGATCGACCTGGCCCACTCGCTCGGCCTGCTCGTCGTCGCCGAGGGTGTCGAGGACGACGAGACCTGGGAGCGGCTGAGGGATCTGCGGTGCGACGCGGTGCAGGGCTGGCTGGTCGCCGCCGCGATGCCGCCGCAGGAGGCGACGGCCTGGCTGCGGGCGCGCGGCGAGCACGGCTGGCGACGGCCCGCGGAGCTCGCGGCGGCGGCAGCGGCGGCGGCTGCCGCCGCTGCCGCCGCGGCGGTGAACAGCGCGGTGGCGAACGGCGCGGTGAACGGGGCCGCGGTGAACGGAGCGGCGGTGAACGGAACCGCCGTGAACGGGGCGGCGGACGTGGAGCAGCGGCCCTCCGGCCGTGCCGTGAAGTCGGGCCCCGCCACAGCCTGA
- a CDS encoding methionine synthase has translation MSEKSKFSGCPATGVGSMPGGDAREAARTVTGSFADGQGMPYLAELPARGPGADMIGRTIGMLVEMYGHVEPSGWRISDRPGRDTRRARSWLGEDLDALEEFTQGYEGLLKVQAVGPWTLAAALELRGGEAMLGDPGACRDLAGSLAEGLRAHLADVRRRMPGARIVLQLDEPSLTAVLLGRVRSASGYRTYRAVDRQVVEATLREVLAVNGDGATVVHSCAPEVPFALLRRAGADGISFDFSLLTEREEETIGEAVEGGTQLFLGVLPGTDAASAGLSDPGGSVMGVRTLWSRLGLNPGTLTESVVITPSCGLAGASPTYARAALAHCAKAARSLADNPE, from the coding sequence GTGAGCGAGAAGAGCAAGTTCAGCGGGTGCCCGGCGACCGGGGTCGGCTCGATGCCCGGGGGAGACGCACGGGAGGCGGCCAGGACCGTCACCGGTTCCTTCGCCGACGGTCAGGGCATGCCGTACCTGGCGGAACTGCCCGCCCGCGGTCCGGGCGCGGACATGATCGGGCGGACCATCGGGATGCTCGTCGAGATGTACGGCCACGTCGAACCGAGCGGCTGGCGGATCAGCGACCGGCCGGGCCGTGACACCAGGAGGGCCCGGTCCTGGCTCGGCGAGGACCTCGACGCCCTGGAGGAGTTCACCCAGGGGTACGAGGGGCTGCTCAAGGTCCAGGCCGTGGGCCCGTGGACCCTGGCAGCCGCACTGGAGCTGCGGGGCGGCGAGGCCATGCTCGGCGACCCCGGCGCCTGCCGCGACCTGGCCGGTTCGCTGGCCGAGGGGCTGCGCGCGCACCTCGCCGACGTACGCCGCAGGATGCCGGGCGCGCGGATCGTGCTCCAGCTCGACGAGCCGTCCCTGACCGCCGTACTCCTGGGGCGGGTCAGGTCGGCGAGCGGCTACCGCACCTACCGGGCCGTGGACCGTCAGGTCGTCGAGGCGACCCTGCGCGAGGTGCTCGCCGTGAACGGGGACGGGGCCACGGTCGTGCACTCCTGCGCACCCGAGGTGCCGTTCGCGCTGCTGCGCAGGGCCGGTGCCGACGGGATCTCGTTCGACTTCTCCCTGCTCACCGAGCGTGAGGAGGAGACGATCGGGGAAGCGGTCGAGGGCGGCACCCAACTGTTCCTCGGTGTGCTGCCCGGCACCGATGCGGCCTCGGCCGGATTGTCGGACCCGGGCGGTAGCGTCATGGGTGTCAGGACGCTGTGGAGCAGGTTGGGGCTGAATCCGGGGACTCTCACCGAGTCCGTCGTGATCACTCCGTCGTGCGGGCTCGCGGGGGCATCGCCCACGTACGCGCGCGCCGCGCTCGCCCACTGTGCCAAGGCGGCGAGATCGCTCGCGGACAACCCTGAGTGA
- a CDS encoding TIGR00730 family Rossman fold protein, whose protein sequence is MNICVFLSAADLDDRYTVPAREFAELLGRGGHTLVWGGSESGLMKVVADGVQEAGGRLVGVSVDFLAGKARTNADEMVIARDLAERKALLLAKADAVVIMVGGTGTLDEATEILELKKHGKHAKPVVLLNTAGFYDGLRQQFQRMEDEGFLPLPLTDLVFFAKDAVGALAHLEESAGHQ, encoded by the coding sequence ATGAACATCTGCGTCTTCCTCTCCGCCGCCGACCTCGACGACCGCTACACCGTGCCCGCCCGGGAGTTCGCCGAACTGCTGGGCCGGGGCGGTCACACCCTGGTCTGGGGCGGTTCGGAGAGCGGCCTGATGAAGGTGGTCGCCGACGGTGTCCAGGAGGCGGGCGGGCGGCTCGTCGGGGTGTCGGTGGACTTCCTGGCCGGGAAGGCCCGGACGAACGCCGACGAGATGGTGATCGCGCGCGACCTGGCCGAGCGCAAGGCGCTGCTCCTGGCGAAGGCCGACGCGGTCGTGATCATGGTCGGGGGAACCGGGACGCTCGACGAGGCCACGGAGATCCTGGAGCTGAAGAAGCACGGCAAGCACGCCAAGCCGGTCGTCCTGCTGAACACGGCGGGCTTCTACGACGGGCTGCGCCAGCAGTTCCAGCGGATGGAGGACGAGGGCTTCCTGCCGCTGCCCCTCACCGACCTGGTCTTCTTCGCCAAGGACGCCGTCGGCGCGCTCGCCCACCTGGAGGAGTCCGCCGGACACCAGTGA
- the gatC gene encoding Asp-tRNA(Asn)/Glu-tRNA(Gln) amidotransferase subunit GatC, with the protein MPGITREEVAHLARLARLELKGEELDHFAGQLDDIIGAVARVSEVADQDVPPTSHPLPLTNVMRADEVRPSLTPAQALSGAPAQEQQRFKVPQILGED; encoded by the coding sequence ATGCCTGGCATCACGCGCGAGGAGGTCGCCCACCTCGCCCGGCTGGCGCGTCTGGAGCTGAAGGGCGAAGAGCTCGATCACTTCGCCGGTCAGCTCGACGACATCATCGGCGCGGTCGCCCGCGTCTCCGAGGTCGCCGACCAAGACGTACCGCCGACCTCCCACCCGCTGCCGCTGACCAACGTCATGCGGGCGGACGAGGTCCGTCCGTCGCTCACCCCCGCGCAGGCGCTCTCCGGCGCCCCTGCCCAGGAGCAGCAGCGTTTCAAGGTGCCGCAGATCCTGGGGGAGGACTAA
- a CDS encoding DUF427 domain-containing protein, whose protein sequence is MTSLTGHRITVEPGSEHVRAVRDGQVLAESRRPLVLRETGCPVRYYLPPEDVRTELLTASDTSTHCPFKGDASYWSVPGAADLVWAYPDPKPEVAAIKDHFCFYETETVAGEAV, encoded by the coding sequence ATGACTTCCCTCACAGGACACCGCATCACCGTCGAGCCCGGCTCCGAGCACGTCCGGGCGGTGCGCGACGGGCAGGTGCTGGCCGAGAGCCGTCGCCCGCTCGTGCTGCGCGAGACCGGCTGTCCGGTCCGCTACTACCTGCCGCCAGAGGACGTCCGTACCGAACTGCTCACGGCTTCGGACACCAGCACCCACTGCCCGTTCAAGGGCGACGCCTCCTACTGGTCGGTGCCGGGTGCGGCCGATCTCGTCTGGGCCTACCCGGACCCGAAGCCCGAAGTCGCCGCGATCAAGGACCACTTCTGCTTCTACGAGACCGAGACCGTAGCCGGGGAAGCGGTCTGA
- the ligA gene encoding NAD-dependent DNA ligase LigA gives MAGEHRAEQSGTVPAQAQEEHARLSEQVEEHRFRYYVNDQPVVSDAEFDRLLRALEALEDQHPSLRTPDSPTQKVAGPYRTEFTSVEHRERMLSLDNAFDDAELATWAERVAKDVGTTDYHLLCELKVDGLAVNLTYEHGLLTRAATRGDGRTGEDITPNVRTIAEIPHRLKGERIPALVEIRGEVFFPMDAFEELNARLVAADDKPFANPRNAAAGSLRQKDPRVTATRPLHMVVHGIGAREGFDIDRLSHAYELLREWGLPTAGHNKVVDSLDGVREFIAYFGENRHSVEHEIDGVVVKLDEIPLQGRLGSTSRAPRWAIAWKYAPEEVNTKLVNIRVGVGRTGRVTPYAQVEPVEVAGSEVEFATLHNQNVVRAKGVLIGDTVVIRKAGEVIPEILGPVVDLRDGTEKAFVMPDVCPECGTELRAMKEADIDLRCPNARSCPAQLRERIFYLAGRKSLDIDHFGYVAAAALTKPLEPAEPPLLDEGDLFGLTVDQLLPIRAYVLDQDSGLPKRDPKTGEEKIATVFANQQGEPKKNALAMLEGIAAAKEAPLARILTGLSIRHVGPVAAAELARQFRSIDRIDEATEEELAAADGVGQIIAESVKRWFAEDWHREILRKWREAGVRMEDEGAGQDEGPRPLEGLTVVVTGTLTTYTRDGAKEALQSQGAKVAGSVSKKTAFVVVGDNPGSKYDKAMQLKVPVLDEDGFAVLLERGPDAAAEAALPVAE, from the coding sequence ATGGCCGGCGAACACCGGGCAGAGCAGTCGGGCACGGTTCCGGCGCAGGCGCAGGAGGAGCACGCGCGGCTCTCCGAGCAGGTCGAGGAGCACCGCTTCCGGTATTACGTGAACGACCAGCCGGTCGTCAGCGACGCCGAGTTCGACCGGCTGCTGCGCGCGCTGGAGGCCCTGGAGGACCAGCACCCCTCGTTGCGTACGCCGGACTCCCCGACCCAGAAGGTCGCCGGCCCGTACCGCACGGAGTTCACGTCCGTCGAGCACCGCGAGCGCATGCTCTCCCTGGACAACGCGTTCGACGACGCGGAGCTGGCGACCTGGGCCGAGCGCGTCGCCAAGGACGTCGGCACCACGGACTACCACCTCCTGTGCGAGCTCAAGGTCGACGGACTCGCCGTCAACCTCACCTACGAGCACGGCCTGCTCACCCGCGCGGCGACCCGCGGCGACGGCCGTACCGGCGAGGACATCACCCCCAACGTCCGGACCATCGCCGAGATCCCGCACCGGCTGAAGGGGGAGCGGATTCCGGCCCTCGTCGAGATCCGGGGCGAGGTCTTCTTCCCGATGGACGCCTTCGAGGAGCTGAACGCCCGGCTGGTCGCGGCCGATGACAAACCCTTCGCCAACCCGCGCAACGCGGCGGCGGGCTCGCTGCGGCAGAAGGACCCCAGAGTCACCGCGACCCGCCCGCTGCACATGGTGGTGCACGGCATCGGCGCCCGCGAGGGCTTCGACATCGACCGCCTGTCGCACGCCTACGAACTGCTGCGCGAATGGGGACTGCCCACGGCCGGGCACAACAAGGTCGTGGACTCCCTCGACGGCGTACGGGAGTTCATCGCGTACTTCGGCGAGAACCGGCACTCCGTGGAGCACGAGATCGACGGTGTCGTCGTCAAGCTCGACGAGATCCCGCTCCAGGGCCGGCTGGGCTCCACCTCGCGCGCCCCGCGCTGGGCGATCGCCTGGAAGTACGCGCCGGAGGAGGTCAACACCAAGCTGGTCAACATCCGCGTCGGCGTCGGACGCACCGGCAGGGTCACCCCGTACGCCCAGGTCGAACCGGTCGAAGTGGCGGGCTCGGAGGTCGAGTTCGCCACCCTGCACAATCAGAACGTGGTCCGGGCGAAGGGCGTCCTGATCGGTGACACGGTGGTGATCCGCAAGGCGGGCGAGGTCATCCCGGAGATCCTCGGCCCGGTCGTCGATCTCCGCGACGGCACGGAGAAGGCGTTCGTGATGCCCGACGTCTGTCCCGAGTGCGGCACGGAGCTGCGCGCCATGAAGGAGGCCGACATCGACCTCCGCTGCCCCAACGCGCGCTCCTGCCCGGCCCAGTTGCGGGAACGGATCTTCTACCTCGCCGGCCGCAAGAGCCTGGACATCGACCACTTCGGGTACGTCGCCGCCGCGGCCCTGACCAAGCCGCTGGAGCCCGCCGAGCCGCCGCTGCTGGACGAGGGCGACCTCTTCGGGCTGACCGTCGATCAGCTGCTGCCGATCCGGGCCTATGTCCTCGACCAGGACAGCGGACTGCCCAAGCGCGACCCGAAGACCGGCGAGGAGAAGATCGCGACGGTCTTCGCCAACCAGCAGGGCGAGCCCAAGAAGAACGCCCTCGCGATGCTGGAGGGCATCGCCGCGGCGAAGGAGGCCCCGCTGGCCAGGATCCTGACGGGGCTCTCGATCCGTCATGTGGGCCCGGTGGCCGCCGCGGAGCTGGCCCGTCAGTTCCGTTCCATCGACCGGATCGACGAGGCGACCGAGGAGGAGCTGGCCGCCGCCGACGGGGTCGGCCAGATCATCGCCGAGTCGGTCAAGCGCTGGTTCGCGGAGGACTGGCACCGCGAGATCCTGCGCAAATGGCGGGAGGCCGGGGTCCGCATGGAGGACGAGGGGGCGGGTCAGGACGAAGGGCCGCGCCCGCTCGAAGGGCTCACCGTCGTCGTCACCGGAACGCTGACCACGTACACCAGGGACGGCGCGAAGGAGGCCTTGCAGAGCCAGGGCGCGAAGGTCGCCGGATCGGTGTCGAAGAAGACCGCCTTCGTGGTGGTGGGCGACAACCCCGGTTCGAAGTACGACAAGGCGATGCAGCTGAAGGTGCCCGTGCTGGACGAGGACGGCTTCGCCGTGCTGCTCGAACGGGGACCGGACGCGGCGGCGGAGGCGGCCCTGCCCGTCGCGGAGTAG